The genome window TTCTCGATGTACTTGCGGTACTCGTCGAGGGTGGTCGCGCCCACGCAGTGCAGCTCGCCGCGCGCCAGCGCCGGTTTCAGCATATTGCCGGCATCCATCGCGCCGTCGGCCTTGCCCGCGCCCACCATGGTGTGCATCTCGTCGATGAAGACGATGGTTTGCCCTTCATCCATGGCCAGTTCCTTCAGCACGGACTTCAGGCGCTCTTCGAACTCGCCGCGGAACTTGGCACCGGCAACCAGGGCGGCCATGTCCAGCGCCAGCACGCGCTTGCCTTTCAGCGACTCGGGCACTTCGCCATTGACGATGCGCTGCGCCAGGCCTTCGACGATGGCCGTCTTGCCCACGCCCGGTTCACCGATCAGCACGGGATTGTTCTTGCTGCGGCGCTGCAGGATCTGGATGGTGCGGCGGATTTCATCGTCGCGGCCGATGACAGGGTCGAGCTTGCCCTTGCGCGCCCGCTCCGTCAGGTCCAAGGTGTATTTTTTCAAGGCTTCGCGCTGGCCTTCGGCCTCTTGCGAGTCGACCTTGTTGCCGCCGCGCACGGCGTCGATGGCCGCTTCCAGGGCCTTGCGGGTCAGGCCGTTTTCGCGCGCCAGCTTGCCGCAGTCGGACTTGTCGTCCGTCATGGCCAGCAAGACCATTTCGCTGGACACGAACTGGTCGCCCGCCTTTTGCGATTCCTTGTCGGCCAGGTTCAGCAAGGCCACGAATTCGCGGCTGACCTGTACGTCGCCGCCCGTGCCCGATACCTTCGGCAAGCGTTCGATCGAGGCGCCCAGGGCCTTGGACAGGCCGCCCACGTTGACGCCGGCCCGCTGCAACAGCGAACGGGCGCCGCCGTCGTCCTGGTTCAACAGGGCCGTCAGCAGGTGGACTGGTTCGATATAGGGATTGTCGTTACCCACGGCCAAGCTTTGCGCATCGGCCAGGGCTTCCTGTAATTTGGTAGTGAGTTTGTCTTGTCGCATGAAAAGCGCTCCCGGTTAATTAGTTGTTAACCAAATTGGGGTGAGGCAGTACTTTTCAAGCATACACAAAGCAGAAAACTGATGCATTCTTGCAAATGCAAGCGTGCGCGGCTGATACGCCTCAAATAGCGCTGGCTTTTGCCGTCCATTTGTCCAGCGCCGTCTCGTCGCTGTCGCGCGCATCGACCCAGCGCGCGCCTTCCGGCGTGTCTTCCTTCTTCCAGAACGGCGCTTCCGTCTTCAGGTAGTCGATGATGAATTCGCAGGCGGCGAAGGCCTCGCCCCGGTGGGCCGACGAGACGGCCACCAGCACGATCTGCTCCTGCGGCAGCAATGGCCCCACGCGGTGGATCACCAGTGCGCCGGACAGGGGCCAGCGGCCCCGCGCCTGCTCGACGATGGCTTCGATGGACTTTTCCGTCATGCCCGGATAGTGCTCGAGTTCCATGGCCGCCACGTCCAGCCCTTCGTTCATGTCGCGCACCGTGCCGACAAAGCCGACGACGGCGCCCACCTTGGGGTTGCCTGCACGCAATTGTGCAATTTCTTGACTCAAGTCAAAATCGGCTTGCTGGACGCGGACGGAAGTGCTCATTTGGCATGGCCTCCGATACGGCGCAGCAGGGTTTCGATACGGCTGGCCGTCCGCGCATCGGTGGCGGCGGCGATCGCGCACAGTTGCATCAGCTGCGACACTTGCGTGAGCGGCTTCTGGCCCGATTTCAGCGACGATTGCAGCACTTCCACCTGCATTTTCAGGCGGTCGCGGGCAAATTCGGCGCCGCTGTCGACGCCGGCGACGATTTCCAGGCGCAACACTTCATCGCGCAAGCGCTCCTGGTTGGCCTGCAATTGCTGCACGTAGGCGGCGTTGCCCTCGCCCAGTGCCGCCTGGGCGGCGGCAAAGCGCTGCTGCAGGCTGCGTTCATATTGCGTGTCCAGCGCTGGCAAGGCGCTCCAGCGTTCGGACCAGCTGGCCGCATCGGCGCTGGCGTCGCCGTCCGCCAGTGCGGCTTCGAGCGATTGCACCAGGCGCAGCTTGTCGCGCAGGGCGTTGGCCTGGGCCGCACCGGCGCGCTCGGCGATGGCGTCCGCTTGCGCTTGCACGCCAGCCACAGCCGCCTGGTAGCGCTGCTCGATCTTCGCTTCGCTGGCGCGCGGCACGGGACCGGTGGCGTTCCAGGCGGCGCGCGTGTCGCGCAGCAAGTGGTGGATGAAGGCCGTGCGGGCCTTGTCGTCGCCCTCGGGCACGACGGCCGTTTCCAGGCTGGCGCACAGCGCTTCGCGTGCATGCAGGTGTTCGCGGCGCTCGTGGTCGGCCGCGTGGGCCGTTTCCTTGCGCCTGGAGAAGATATCATCGCAGGCGGCGCGGAAGCGCTGCCACAGCGCCTGTTCCGCGCGGCGCTCCAGCGGCAGGGCTTTCGCCAGTTCCTGCCATTTGTCCTGCAAGGCTTTCAGCATGTCGACCGTGTTGCGCTCCGATGGTTTGAGCAAGCCCACTTCGACGATCAATTGTTCGCGGCGCGCCGTCTCGATCTGGCGCTGCGTATCGAGCGGCTTCGACAGGGCGTCCAGCGCGGCGCCGAACTCCGCATCCAGGCGTTTCTTTTCCTTGCGGTCGAT of Janthinobacterium sp. PAMC25594 contains these proteins:
- the moaE gene encoding molybdopterin synthase catalytic subunit MoaE, which produces MSTSVRVQQADFDLSQEIAQLRAGNPKVGAVVGFVGTVRDMNEGLDVAAMELEHYPGMTEKSIEAIVEQARGRWPLSGALVIHRVGPLLPQEQIVLVAVSSAHRGEAFAACEFIIDYLKTEAPFWKKEDTPEGARWVDARDSDETALDKWTAKASAI